From Riemerella anatipestifer ATCC 11845 = DSM 15868, a single genomic window includes:
- the pnuC gene encoding nicotinamide riboside transporter PnuC: MNFEELFLKPYETYATYQIILEMVASTFGLLSVYFSMKKNIWVYPTGIVSTIIYVYLLFKFGLLGDMMINFYYTVMSIYGWILWSQNSVDNVYIQSTKATAKDWLISFGLFVLSVVLVGIVYYFKPYIDQNFSMEGVELGWYHLDWMNYTDIVTTAIFLVGMWLMAKRRVENWLFWILGDFISVPMYLYKGLGITSVQYFIFTILAIIGYIKWKKNISVENT, from the coding sequence ATGAATTTTGAAGAGCTTTTTTTGAAACCTTACGAAACCTATGCGACTTATCAAATTATTTTGGAAATGGTAGCTAGTACTTTTGGATTGCTGAGTGTTTATTTTTCTATGAAGAAAAATATTTGGGTATATCCTACAGGTATCGTAAGTACCATTATCTATGTCTATCTTTTGTTCAAATTTGGGCTTTTAGGAGATATGATGATCAATTTCTACTATACTGTTATGAGTATTTATGGTTGGATATTATGGTCTCAGAATTCGGTGGATAATGTTTATATTCAATCAACTAAGGCTACGGCAAAAGATTGGTTAATATCGTTTGGGTTATTTGTGTTGAGTGTGGTTTTGGTAGGGATTGTCTATTACTTTAAACCTTATATAGACCAAAATTTTTCTATGGAAGGCGTTGAGTTAGGTTGGTATCATCTAGACTGGATGAACTATACCGATATTGTAACAACCGCTATATTTTTAGTAGGTATGTGGCTGATGGCAAAAAGGAGAGTAGAGAACTGGCTGTTTTGGATTTTGGGAGATTTTATTAGTGTGCCTATGTATCTCTATAAAGGGCTAGGGATAACCTCAGTGCAGTATTTTATATTTACCATATTGGCAATTATAGGGTATATAAAATGGAAAAAAAATATTTCAGTTGAAAATACATAA